The genomic DNA TTTCAGTGAGCATTCTAGAGGCCGACAGTGTGCATTTATGTCACTTGCAGCTTTGCTTTTCAATCGATCGAATTCGGTCGATTTATGGACgcaaacaaatattgatgacatCTTATGTCATGGAGATCGCATGTATTTACATGCACTAACCAAAAAAATGGTACCCGATTTCAATAGTCTTTCAGTAGAGGACTTGCCGGAGGTGGCAACCTCGCAGAACAATTTTGAGTACTGTTTGGACTTCAACAAATTTTATCAAGGGCGCATTGATCGCTCATTTTGTGGCGATGGGCCGTTTTGCTCACGGAAGCAGGTTTTGATTAATGCATTTTCGGATAGTTCAAATGCAATGTTATTGCTTGATGGTTATGTGATGGCTGTACATATTTGCGGCGCACGAATACAATGCTGCCATTTTGAATAGGGAAGCAACTGACCAGTATAGTTTGTGAACTCACATTCTTCGACCCGACAAGGtgatcgtgtgaaaataaagttctattattattatcattattatctgCAGTATACACGTATGGATGCTCTAATGTTAAAAGTACATAGGGCGCAAAGCGTAGCCTATGTCCTCTTACGGAACATAAGTCTCTATATAAAGGagcgttttaaaataataaaatacattctatatatatatatatatatatatatatatatatatatatatatcataacaGTAATAATCCTTAAAATCCTAAATCCTAAAattctaatttaaatttaaatttaaaaataaataaataaataaaaaaatccttaaaattttctaacaCTCTATAATTTCTAAAGTTCGTAAGATTATTTGACGATGGCCTTGAAGGCCCGCGCTATGTTAAGCGAACTTGAGATAATAGCTTTCTGCATCCTTCTGAGAACCTCCCTTCCTCTAGCGCCCAcaagtttctttattgttttctctaaatCTTTAGACCAACCGCCTAGCACATCAATCACTACGTTGCACTGTTCCACGACATAGCCAGGGTACTGCTTCCTTAACTCCCAGCGCAGTGGAgcatacttttccgtcttctcCCTCTCCTTTTTCCCACGGTTGTCTAaccaggggcaactcatttcaACTGCCCAGACTCGTTTCCTCCTGTGATCCACAAATCTGACGTCCACTCTGTTGGCCTTGACATAGCTTTGTTCGGCATACACTGGTACATCCCAGTAAGCTTGAGCTTCCGGAGATTCGTACACTGGTTTGGGTCCCACTAACGAGTACCATGGTGGTACTGAGTCCACTAGCTGCAGGTCTTTACACACCTCAAAGAACAACACCTTAAGTGCAGCGTTGTGTCGCTCCAAGTACTTGGACTGTGCTAAAGCAGGACATCCTGCAAGAACATGCGCAAGAGTTTCTGCAGCGCCTCCGCACAACCTTCACGTGATCTCTCCTTGTGAAGTTCCTGTTTTGATCTTTGTATACACTCTAGTAGGGGTGAGCTGTTCGTAAAGCTCCAGTACCCCGGTAATCGTGTGGGTGGGTGCTGAGGGCCACTCCCGTAGCCAAGCAAAACACTCATCCATGCTCAGATCTTTGTCGTGCCACCGTGCACACAGAAAGCGACCATGCCACTGCTCGCTCTCAATCTCTTCCTGTAACTTCTCCGTCACAGTCCTCCTCAAATAACCCTTAACTTTCTTCCCTAGAACTTCTGTATCCGGAGCTTGGCGCGGGCTGCATGACGGTTTCGGATAGTTCAAAGTCAAACCCGTGTCCAGCTCCTCCGCGTACTTGCATGCCTCCTTAACCAACGAAGTGAATCCCTTCTCACTCGCCCTCTCTTCAAACTTCTGAACTAACCTCATGGTAGGATCTGTATTCTCATACAGCTTAATTGcagatttgatttttgttagCTTGTATTCTTGCTCAATTGCGCGTAGGCCACGCCCACCCTTGTCCCTGGGTAGATACAACATAGCCGTCGAACTTAGCGGATGCTTCCCTCCGTTCTCACATATTATCTTTCTCGCCTCTCTGTCGATCACTCTAAGCTCTGTAATAGGCCAATGCTGAGTCCACATCAAATAGGAGAGGACTGGAAGAGCAAACTGGTTACTTGCAGTCACACGGTTGGAATCAGACAGGGGGCTACTCCAAATTAATGACAACCTTTGCAGGTACACCTTTGCCGCACATTCCAATGCCAGCTTCTCATCCTGCATCACAGTCTCTCTCACCCCTAGAAACTTGTAAGTAGAACTCGCGTCCAAGCTTTCCACGACCCCCTCGTGACCTAACCTCACACCTGCTGCATCATGCACTTGAGCCCCTTTCCTCACATGAATCACATTGCACTTCTTAGGATTCCATGTTAGTCCAATGTCCTCCATGGCGGCACTGGTAGATTTTAAAACTCTGTTGAGCTTAGGTTCAGAGGACGCAAAAACTTTCAGATCATCAATATACATTAAATAGGATACCTTGGCACTTATAGGCTTAGACAACTTATAAAGAGGCGCGGACAGAGTGAGTCTCCCTGCGGCAATCCTCTGTTAAATCGAATACAACGAGAGGTTTCGGGACCACGTTTGGTGGTAGTAACAATCCTGGTATTCCAGCTTGCAACTAAGAATCTCATGACTCTACAAAGCCAGGAAGGAAAGCGGTGAACTTCCATAATTTCAAGCAGCCAGCTGTGATCCACCGAGTCGTAGGCCTTCTTTACATCTACCCAAGCCATGCTTAGGTTTCGTTTTCCTCTGTGACAATCTAACGTCACCATTCTGTCAATCATAAGATTGTCtgacgttattattattattattattattattattattattattattattattattattattattattattattattactcatGCACAGTAAGcgcatgaggtataaaatgccctccgtctctTGTTTTCCGTGCCacattagtgcatggaaatttatgcttgcatacatttacatGACTTTTAACTTTACGTGGGGcggggggtaggggattattgaaaacaattaatagctgctgaaaatgtattgttgagtcagaaaaattaatagaaagacttgaaaagaagtattacagtcttaaaatgtatgtatgcttggaatatcagtgcattttgcatgacaaaataaacagtgcgtgtttgaagaaatcaaccatccctcACATGTTTAAGCCCTTtagtagacttgccacaattccacctcacgagaatcccgcaagaaaatgttttggcgagcgaagcgtgatttttcggaagcgaatctacacgagacgaaggacttttgaaagtctagcccttaagatgtgtcattttctcttggatgtgcatggtcgcgccCGAATCATCGCATCTTGACTGTTCAAACTTGGacaacccggaatccggaatccggaatcgcaggtcattgttttaccaatacagagagtagaaactatcctaaacattcataaaagctaatcttaggcctaattaggcctaaacatacgtttttaggcctaaggctagctttaatgaatgtttaggatagtttttactctctgtattggtaaaacaatgacctgtgattccggattccggattccggattccggattccgaattcctggttttagggttgcccttcaaactttgtgattgtagtcgCGGTCGTAGGGCCCGGGTCGTACGGAACGAGCTGTTAGAATATatctttttcgattgtggagccaaaggtaagttgttgacattaaagacaaaactatatattttttttctcatttgttttacaactaaacactttgcacgatagcggggatcgacataaaggtcattcaaactgATTTCCATCAACATGCCGCCAGCCGGTCATCTCGATCAGCTcctagtgatctttgagaaccttagagcagctttgagcgaaactgagaatacctgagaaaagctgatccgacttttagcaatctgaactgttcttagaactactgttattgtcagtatgATGGGCACGCGACGAAGTCAAAATGGGGAAttctttcaacaatacagactagtcgttgatatgcattctgtttatttggtggcaaaggaatttagaggatgcttcaaggggaaattctggttttctgtcttacttttgttttacttagaggccatttatttgccagtattgaaaagtttggttcacatttatgaaatgtaacaaattatcatctgtggctttacaaagatctatttgtatcgcttttacattcctgagttaattcgactAACAAATGACGTACAAACCCGGGcgtacaaacaacccaggtccaggaattgttgatgcaactaaaactattgccgcaccatacagtcaaggtaatgttgaagtatttggtacggcaaatgcaggcacacaacgtgtggcaatgtctctgtcggcacttgtttaaaatttcaggaatccaataacctcttcagctgacttggttcaaattataaacattgggaataatatgtattcagctttgtcacaatcatgcaaacagggactcctatttttgacagatttacctgttatggttataacttaagatacattaattatcagttgacatacagtgatagttatagtggtttgctaaatagtgcacttcctataatttcagactttccttatgttatatcAATGCCTAACAATGCCTAactgcctttgattctttgctcatggatagttatcatgcatatattttaacacttgaactttacacagtagcaatatactgtctgcctaatgggaggtgtaaaatgttttactctcatggcagagatttattaggtatgggacccatttgcaacatgtacttcaaatattgaaatagattcattaatgaatttggtacaacattttcagaatatatgtgcacaaacatctgttacttatgagattaaaatgtgttaacattattaaaatgtaaagcaacagtggaagcattgttattcattatatgttcgaaaccaaaattttagaccctaggagcacttaaatgtttatctttgttcttgcaaagaatgttctgctgtgtcattttattctatttgtttttccacctcaaaagtgttgtaactattgcacctctcaaacagttgatagtatcattgagaatggaagagcaatttatcagaaatgttactccagcaaaatatgtttttatttctgattttgaataagtaaagatttggtaaaacatttgacaataaaaatctgcgataaaatattataaaacaacatggcacgacgtttcgacgtttccagaacgtcattatcaagtaaaaatgaagtaatgaaatagagtatatatataaagtgaagatatgaataaattaaaaggcattaaaagttaaacaaagagtttggccctaatggagtcgctctgggtatttaaattgggtcttattgttcttatgtataacatttcataaacgagacaatcccatttcgtgctacattttttaagcattctgaactggctctcattgagtaagtcaacgttcccatgggcatctctcagatggcgaccaatggcagaatatcgatgatcagcaatgcgttgaaacagatggcgcgtcgtatatccgacgtaatttgaatcacacaaatcacatttaaagcaataaacaacgctatgctgatttacgatacgtggcttgatttctttaagctttAGATCCTGCTCAAGTTTCTTGCTGGTGTAGATTGGCTGTACATCAATGCCGATTTTTGAACTGAGATCGCGCATTTGCCTTTTTACCATGTTCGCTGAGACTTGATCTTTGAACGGAATGCTGACTCTTAAAGTTTCATCAGGTTTTGTCTTATCATCTAGTGTAGAGCGATAATCACATTTGTCGATGATACCATTCACCAAAGAACTAGGGTAACCAAGGTgattaaacaaagattttagATGCCTACATTCATCGACGAATGCTTGATGCGTAGAGGACAATTCCTTTGCACgatgaaccattgttttgataaGACACTTCTTGTAGCGCAAATCGGTGTgactttgaaaatgaagtaaaaggCCCGTATTCGTAGGTTTACGAAtttttaatgccttttaatttattcatatcttcactttatatatatactctatttcattacttcatttttacttgataatgacgttctggaaacgtcgaaacgtcgtgccatgttgttttataatattttatcgcagatttttattgtcaaatatttctgattttctaaaggaattagacgtaggccgctggccatgtaaaagccattcatagagcaagatgtccgggaaatttatcttgtaatgtggttcccagtaaactacagcttaaaactgccattttggataacGAGGAAAGCAGCACAGTCTTTTTGATGTaaatttctagctactgcattaTTCCAGTGGTAtgatacagaaagtatcccgaaaattaattaaagctaaccttgggtctaattaggcctaaactaAAAATTTTAGGCCCAATGTTAGCACTGGTAAAAGGTTAGGGTTGTTTGagtgttggtaaaacaatgacctgtgttttgtcaGGTTTTGTACCTGCCTCAAATTAGGTTATGTGGTGCATTCGACATTGCTTGTTAACTTGAAACATCCCTAACGCTATCATTCGAAACAGGGGAAAAGCCACAATGATCCCTCTTTCTTCAGGAGTTTTGCCCGAagcagaaaataccataatactctttacTTGCTTCCCCACTCGAACCCCTCCCCCAATTTTGAAtatgcattgtttttgttttctctcagGACCCTTTATGTCCAACGAGCCAGGAAACAATGGGTGTTTTGCAGAAATGGAAGGCGACGTGAACTCGATGTTTCTTATTCCAAGTTTTCGCCAAATATTTTAAGTCAATTGCTTATTTCGGAAAATATCACACTTCCAGTTTACATTGGTCGCCTAATCACCTGTTATTATTTCCGGGATTTTTTCCGCTTTGCAAATTCATAAAGACAAACATCGGTTACTATAAACCCCTTTTACACACGCACAAAAATTGGCACGGCACTCCAAAATGTGGCACGGTACAAATATTTGAAGTGCCGAGCACCCCTCCATAGTTAGGCTGGGCACCACTATAATCTCTGGCCCGGGTTCCAAATACACATTGTGTTTGTTCTGTTTACACACGAAAAATCTACCGTGACGTGCCCGAAAAACATCGGTACGGTACCGAGATTTCGAAGTGCCGTGCCAGATTTTTGTGCTAGTGTAAAGCGGGCTTTAGTATTAAATTCAACTTTTAAGGCTTGGGAGTCTGCGGCTTCAGGTTTTTGGTCCATTACTTTTGTCTAAGAGGTTTTTCTGCAGGTAATAATTtggtttaaatttattttctcactcctgaagaaaaaaatccaaatttCGTTTTGATCCGCCTTAGATTTGATTTGCAGGCTCCGCAAGCTTTGCGCTTAATTAACCATATAAGCTTGAGCCTTTAGTAAAGGAACTGTTACTAGGTATATTATGATTTTAAGCTGGAAGAGAGCGAGATGAATGGCACGAAACATTGGTTGTGGTCGCACTGAGGGAGTTGACACTAGTGTTAAGCTCTTTCGTTCATTGTTCTCCTAGAGATTCAAAATACCAGTGAGTTGACACTAGAGTACTGTCAACACGAttgttacactgtgtttctctcagGTGCGACCGCAACCAATGTGATAGATAGACAAAACACCATCGCTCTACAGGCACGCTCTGCACCTGCGTTTTCCACcttggtacatttctttctcAAGGTACGTATCTATGGGTTACTTTAAAAGCGGCAGGGTATTTTGCAGTTAGTCCGGTTAATGAAATACAAATGCTGCCCCTCGAATAGAAAACATTACTTGAAAATTCAAGCAATTTGAGTTTAGTATTACATACATAACTTATTTATACTCGAATCAATTGGAGGTTGTTAGGCTAATGTGTCGAGTTAACaaacaattttatgaaaattagttgagaAGTAAGAGTATTCGAGTTAACACAAAAAGGCTAAAAAAGTAGGCGGAATATTTACACATTAGGAAACTGAAAGgaagtaaaattaattatacATGATATACAACTAAATAATAAAAGATAAAAGGTATGAAAGCGAGAAGATTGAAAACAAATCTATGTACAGCAAAAATAACAATTACAAGTATCCAATGTTATTTTTCTAATTTGTCATACAAAGCTTTTGATGATGGGAGCAGTTCTTACTTCATCCTGCAAGGAGTTCCATAGCTTCGGACCAGAATACCTAAAAGTATGCAGTCCATACTTACACGTGTTTGCTCTAGGTAGAATCAGCTTCATTTTAGCACGCAGATTCCATTTATATAACGTCTTAATGACAAGAGACCACCAATAGATGTTGGTGTAGTTGCATAAATAGCTTTGTATATGAGTATGCACATGTCCTGAATCCGAATCTAGTGTTCAGACTTGGCAAATTTGCCTTTATTAGTAATTCGTCATAGGTGCTGAAGATGTTATTAAAAATGCATCGTATAGCACGCTAGTATAGCTTTTCGATTTTTCAAGCTGCTGGTTTTCCACAATGCATCCATACGGTAGAGCAATAGGTAAAATGCGGTAGAATATAGGCATTGTACAACAAAAGTTTTGTTTTAGTACTCAACAGCTTCTTAAACCTGCTTATGATCGctatttgtttgcttgttttcatACATAATGATGT from Montipora foliosa isolate CH-2021 chromosome 7, ASM3666993v2, whole genome shotgun sequence includes the following:
- the LOC138010114 gene encoding uncharacterized protein, with the protein product MEDIGLTWNPKKCNVIHVRKGAQVHDAAGVRLGHEGVVESLDASSTYKFLGVRETVMQDEKLALECAAKVYLQRLSLIWSSPLSDSNRVTASNQFALPVLSYLMWTQHWPITELRVIDREARKIICENGGKHPLSSTAMLYLPRDKGGRGLRAIEQEYKLTKIKSAIKLYENTDPTMRLVQKFEERASEKGFTSLVKEACKYAEELDTGCPALAQSKYLERHNAALKVLFFEVCKDLQLVDSVPPWYSLVGPKPVYESPEAQAYWDVPVYAEQSYVKANRVDVRFVDHRRKRVWAVEMSCPWLDNRGKKEREKTEKYAPLRWELRKQYPGYVVEQCNVVIDVLGGWSKDLEKTIKKLVGARGREVLRRMQKAIISSSLNIARAFKAIVK